Proteins encoded in a region of the Thunnus thynnus chromosome 8, fThuThy2.1, whole genome shotgun sequence genome:
- the tor3a gene encoding torsin-3A codes for MFVRWFLPLLWALSAQADFFHFDSISNASTYYFNYIYCNIWEGECQPNQDDATQQVPTRDLWAGFPQDYISLLHQWYCSLGQCCESGDCRITNNITGLSRDLQTKLHGQHLVQSVVLKAIQGFINNPESNKPLTLSFHGWSGTGKNFVARIISDNLYRDGVKSECVRLFIAPFHFPHARLVDTYKGQLREAIRDMVLRCPQTLFIFDEAEKLHPGLIDAIKPYMDHYDNVDGVNYRRAIFLFLSNIGGTTINDVALDFWHSGQNREDIGMEDLEHRLRAETMESQGGFAQSELMSGHLIDFFVPFLPLEYRHVKLCARDAYAARGLETDEATLDEVAKAMLYVPKEERLFSAQGCKSIPQRINFFLP; via the exons ATGTTCGTGCGCTGGTTTCTGCCTCTGCTCTGGGCTCTGTCCGCACAGGCAGACTTCTTCCACTTCGACAGCATTTCCAATGCGTCCACTTactattttaattacatttattgcAATATATGGGAGGGGGAGTGTCAGCCCAACCAAGACGATGCTACACAACAAG TTCCTACCAGGGACCTCTGGGCAGGATTTCCTCAGGACTACATCAGCCTGCTGCATCAGTGGTACTGTAGCCTGGGCCAGTGCTGCGAGTCTGGAGACTGCAGGATAACCAACAACATCACAG GTCTGTCAAGGGACCTTCAGACGAAGCTCCACGGGCAGCACCTGGTCCAGTCTGTGGTCCTGAAAGCCATCCAGGGTTTTATTAACAACCCAGAGTCCAACAAGCCACTGACGCTCTCCTTCCACGGCTGGTCCGGCACTGGCAAGAACTTTGTGGCCCGGATCATCTCCGATAACCTGTACCGGGACGGGGTAAAGAGCGAGTGTGTCCGTCTGTTCATCGCCCCGTTCCACTTCCCGCACGCTAGACTGGTGGACACGTACAAG ggCCAGCTGAGAGAGGCAATCCGGGACATGGTGTTACGATGCCCTCAGACTCTGTTCATCTTCGACGAGGCTGAGAAGCTCCATCCGGGCCTCATTGACGCCATCAAGCCCTACATGGATCACTATGACAATGTAGATGGAGTCAATTACCGCAGAgccatcttcctcttcctcag TAATATTGGTGGAACAACGATCAACGATGTAGCGCTGGACTTCTGGCACTCTGGTCAGAATCGAGAGGACATCGGTATGGAAGATCTGGAGCATCGGTTACGAGCTGAAACTATGGAGTCTCAAG GCGGGTTTGCCCAGAGTGAGCTGATGTCCGGCCACCTCATCGACTTCTTTGTGCCCTTCCTGCCTCTGGAGTACCGCCATGTCAAGCTGTGTGCACGGGACGCCTATGCGGCACGAGGTCTGGAGACAGACGAAGCTACGCTGGATGAGGTGGCCAAGGCGATGCTGTACGTACCCAAGGAGGAAAGACTATTCTCAGCCCAGGGATGCAAGTCCATACCCCAGCGCATCAACTTCTTTCTCCCTTAA